One Candidatus Binataceae bacterium genomic window carries:
- a CDS encoding AAA-associated domain-containing protein, whose protein sequence is MAPGNITPVPDCQLTWIFGLLEYLEDQGGREDGYKIARDLQFKFSDLLKVMKAAEILGFVSTPAGDVVLEPFGKQVLESDVNQRKLLLREQLKELGLFGYFVRLLRAQEDRSLSKEVVLEHLAMLLPSEKPDRLFWVIVNWGRFAELFGYNKDEDRFYLDQE, encoded by the coding sequence ATGGCTCCGGGGAATATCACTCCCGTTCCGGACTGCCAGCTGACCTGGATTTTCGGCCTGCTCGAATATCTGGAGGATCAGGGCGGACGCGAGGACGGCTACAAGATCGCGCGTGACCTGCAATTCAAGTTCAGCGACTTGCTCAAGGTAATGAAGGCGGCCGAGATTCTCGGGTTCGTTTCGACCCCCGCGGGCGATGTCGTGCTGGAGCCATTCGGTAAGCAGGTCCTCGAAAGCGACGTCAACCAGCGCAAGCTGCTGCTGCGCGAGCAGCTGAAGGAGCTTGGGCTGTTCGGTTACTTTGTCCGTCTGCTCCGGGCGCAGGAGGATCGCTCGCTCAGTAAGGAGGTGGTGCTCGAACATCTTGCGATGCTGCTCCCCAGCGAAAAGCCCGATCGGCTGTTCTGGGTGATTGTAAATTGGGGTCGTTTTGCGGAACTCTTCGGCTATAACAAAGACGAGGATCGCTTTTACCTCGATCAGGAATAA
- a CDS encoding vWA domain-containing protein, producing the protein DVPMPDVASQFETPSANSLDEPTLRSLEGFVRSPSGIGIGPGSGQGPGIGSGFSGFIGNLRRTGLDVVLVIDGTDSMRLVMEDVKARMTEMVRAIHRLVPTARMGIVVYGGEGEPIDVQPLTLSSAKLERFLTGIQTKGGGEWEENLAGAIQTAVEQMDWKPYAHKIVVVVGDAPPKAGRFSWTLDLVRKLHRENGVLNTIDVTAQEHERFEREFAIRVHRTEPGKVSPLPAFYQQTRAAYFELAHAGGGSMKSLEGNDQINQQVLMLAFGNNWAEQVAQLATVSEAASH; encoded by the coding sequence CGATGTGCCGATGCCCGATGTTGCCTCGCAATTCGAAACGCCCAGCGCAAATTCCCTCGATGAGCCGACCCTGAGATCGCTGGAAGGCTTTGTCCGTTCGCCTAGCGGAATCGGAATCGGTCCCGGCTCCGGGCAGGGTCCAGGAATCGGTTCCGGTTTCTCTGGGTTCATCGGCAATCTGCGCCGCACAGGACTCGATGTCGTGCTCGTGATCGATGGAACCGACTCGATGCGGTTGGTCATGGAGGATGTCAAGGCCCGAATGACGGAGATGGTCCGCGCAATCCATCGGTTGGTACCCACTGCGCGGATGGGGATCGTCGTGTACGGCGGCGAGGGCGAGCCGATTGACGTGCAACCGTTGACCCTGTCGTCCGCGAAGCTCGAACGATTTCTGACTGGAATACAAACGAAGGGCGGCGGCGAATGGGAGGAGAACCTGGCAGGCGCGATTCAGACTGCGGTCGAACAAATGGATTGGAAACCATATGCCCACAAGATCGTTGTGGTCGTTGGCGATGCGCCTCCAAAAGCAGGCCGTTTCTCCTGGACCCTGGATCTCGTCAGGAAGCTTCACCGTGAAAACGGCGTGTTGAACACCATCGATGTGACAGCGCAGGAGCATGAACGCTTCGAGCGCGAGTTCGCCATTCGCGTCCATCGCACCGAACCGGGCAAGGTTTCGCCGTTACCGGCCTTCTATCAGCAGACGCGCGCTGCCTATTTCGAGCTAGCACACGCCGGCGGCGGCTCGATGAAGAGCCTCGAAGGCAACGACCAGATCAACCAGCAGGTCTTGATGCTCGCGTTCGGCAACAACTGGGCGGAACAGGTCGCGCAGTTAGCAACGGTAAGCGAAGCAGCCTCGCATTGA
- a CDS encoding limonene-1,2-epoxide hydrolase family protein, with amino-acid sequence MAEGSQDVVAKFCVAWSRRNLDELMGYFTDDAEYQNIPMGPAAKGKEAIKKVINSFLPMAKGLEFKVLNTATNGNVVFNERIDIFDLGGGKKIELPVTGVFEVSGGKVAKWRDYFDMAMYTKQLG; translated from the coding sequence ATGGCGGAAGGAAGCCAGGACGTAGTCGCCAAATTCTGCGTGGCGTGGTCGCGCCGAAACCTCGATGAGTTGATGGGATACTTCACCGACGACGCCGAATACCAGAACATTCCAATGGGTCCTGCGGCGAAGGGTAAAGAAGCAATCAAGAAGGTCATCAACAGCTTTTTGCCCATGGCCAAGGGGCTTGAATTCAAGGTCCTCAACACCGCGACCAACGGCAACGTGGTTTTCAACGAACGCATCGACATCTTTGATCTCGGCGGCGGCAAGAAGATCGAGCTGCCCGTCACGGGAGTGTTCGAAGTGAGCGGCGGCAAGGTCGCGAAGTGGCGCGATTACTTCGACATGGCGATGTATACCAAGCAGCTCGGTTAA
- a CDS encoding ABC transporter ATP-binding protein has protein sequence MALLELHNVSKTFTLPKGSLNVLKEVSFNVEDGEFIALIGPSGCGKSTLLRVINGIIPLTSGQVLYRGKQVDGINLECALVFQSFALLPWLTVKANVEMGLEPRGIPLEEREKRASVYIDKVGLDGFEEAYPRELSGGMKQRVGFARALAVEPRVLLMDEPFSALDALTAITLREELLDIWQAPDMSVDTIVIVTHIIEEAVELADRVIVLAANPGSVVADLKVDLPRPRDRRSEPFNALTDKIFSLIEERA, from the coding sequence ATGGCCCTCCTCGAGCTGCATAACGTCTCCAAGACCTTCACGCTTCCCAAGGGGTCGCTCAATGTCCTCAAGGAGGTTTCCTTCAACGTTGAAGACGGGGAGTTCATCGCCCTGATCGGGCCCTCGGGATGCGGTAAGTCGACGCTGCTAAGAGTGATCAACGGAATCATTCCGCTAACTTCGGGACAGGTGCTGTATCGTGGCAAACAAGTCGACGGCATCAACCTGGAGTGCGCGTTGGTGTTTCAATCCTTCGCGCTTCTGCCCTGGCTCACGGTGAAAGCTAATGTCGAGATGGGACTGGAGCCGCGTGGAATCCCCCTCGAGGAACGCGAAAAACGCGCCAGCGTCTACATCGACAAGGTTGGACTCGATGGTTTCGAAGAGGCTTATCCGCGCGAGCTTTCGGGCGGGATGAAGCAAAGGGTCGGCTTTGCCCGTGCGCTAGCGGTCGAACCGCGGGTGCTGCTCATGGACGAGCCGTTCTCGGCGCTTGACGCTCTGACCGCGATCACCCTGCGCGAAGAACTGCTCGACATCTGGCAGGCCCCGGACATGTCGGTGGACACGATCGTTATCGTGACCCACATCATCGAGGAAGCGGTGGAATTGGCAGACCGGGTCATCGTGCTTGCCGCCAATCCCGGGAGCGTGGTCGCCGACCTTAAAGTGGATCTGCCGCGCCCGCGAGATCGGCGCTCCGAGCCGTTCAACGCGCTGACCGACAAGATCTTCTCGCTGATCGAGGAGCGCGCCTGA